One genomic region from Bacteroidetes Order II. bacterium encodes:
- a CDS encoding cytidine deaminase: MKSDQAAIMASLRRHLTPFVERAYAPYSQKKQAVILQLSDGSWVAGSRVENASYSLVIPAAINAFSTAVAMGRKDVVAMVASYPIEREEMLYLERVMGLSVSLIYEDVLLVGTVRQLLKPTEPLIPYYPANIQRREDGLRSAGFAAQQAFIPESDFPVGCVVLSKEGYMWPGCNVESSDWQRVICAERNALGTAVTYGFKNWSVMYLSCPKDPSGTPCGACRQVMIEFAPDMELVMDRGLEAPFVIKVRDLLPFSFTGDTLKNEGTSFD, encoded by the coding sequence ATGAAGTCTGATCAAGCCGCCATTATGGCTTCGTTGCGTCGTCATTTGACGCCATTTGTAGAACGGGCCTACGCACCCTATTCCCAAAAAAAACAGGCCGTTATCCTTCAACTTTCAGATGGGAGTTGGGTGGCCGGATCGCGGGTTGAAAATGCGTCTTATTCGTTGGTGATTCCCGCAGCCATCAATGCTTTTTCTACTGCCGTTGCGATGGGTCGGAAAGATGTTGTTGCTATGGTGGCAAGTTACCCCATTGAACGCGAGGAAATGCTTTATCTGGAACGAGTAATGGGGCTTTCGGTGTCTTTAATTTATGAAGATGTTTTGTTGGTTGGGACGGTTAGACAACTGCTTAAACCTACGGAGCCTCTTATTCCTTATTATCCGGCCAATATTCAGCGAAGGGAAGACGGGCTTCGTTCGGCAGGTTTTGCAGCACAACAAGCATTTATTCCGGAGTCTGATTTTCCCGTTGGCTGTGTTGTCCTGAGCAAAGAGGGTTATATGTGGCCGGGTTGTAATGTGGAGTCATCAGATTGGCAGCGCGTTATTTGTGCGGAGCGGAATGCCTTGGGCACTGCCGTAACCTATGGATTTAAAAACTGGTCTGTTATGTATCTGAGTTGTCCCAAAGATCCTTCTGGAACTCCTTGCGGGGCTTGTCGCCAGGTGATGATAGAATTTGCGCCAGATATGGAACTTGTCATGGACCGGGGCTTAGAAGCACCCTTTGTGATAAAGGTACGGGATTTGCTGCCTTTTTCGTTTACTGGCGACACCCTGAAAAACGAAGGAACGTCGTTCGATTAA